From a single Fulvivirga ulvae genomic region:
- a CDS encoding c-type cytochrome has protein sequence MNIYKHIKFASLFAVGAALTACGAEGDNQGLEYAPNMYHSVAYEPLKQITDESAGNMAELFDSNEDNHGEYFNSNPLNPHGMTMRVPPANTVPRSDKGYLPYRIPKDSLDLAARTMKSPLPKTDAVLAEGQILYGRFCDHCHGGAGQADGPVAEKYPGIANLTGAAYQNITEGHIFHVITWGKGLMQPHGSQIQPEDRWKIARYVKKLQNQ, from the coding sequence ATGAATATATATAAACATATAAAATTCGCTTCTCTTTTTGCTGTAGGTGCTGCACTTACTGCCTGTGGTGCTGAGGGAGACAATCAGGGGTTGGAGTATGCACCTAACATGTATCACTCTGTTGCCTACGAGCCACTAAAGCAGATCACCGATGAAAGTGCCGGTAATATGGCAGAACTTTTTGACAGTAATGAGGATAATCATGGTGAGTATTTCAACTCTAACCCATTGAACCCTCACGGGATGACAATGAGAGTGCCCCCTGCCAATACTGTTCCGAGATCTGATAAAGGGTATTTGCCTTACAGAATTCCAAAAGATAGCCTGGACCTGGCAGCCAGAACTATGAAAAGCCCTCTACCTAAGACTGACGCAGTTTTGGCTGAAGGTCAGATACTTTACGGAAGGTTCTGTGATCATTGCCATGGTGGGGCCGGTCAGGCAGATGGTCCCGTTGCAGAAAAATACCCTGGTATAGCTAACCTTACGGGAGCTGCTTACCAAAATATTACGGAAGGACATATTTTCCACGTTATTACCTGGGGGAAGGGGTTAATGCAGCCTCACGGGTCTCAGATTCAACCTGAGGACAGATGGAAGATTGCCAGATATGTTAAAAAACTTCAAAACCAATAA
- a CDS encoding DUF3341 domain-containing protein: MESNKNFVLGIYDDEDVLLKAVTKVRESGVKIHEVYSPFPVHGLDEVLGYKRTRLPIAAFLFGLLGTTLALTMQTWMLGFDWPMIIGGKNFASLPPFVPVTFELTVLLSALGMVGTFMIVSDLKPYKKARLMDLRITDDKHVMAIDLAKNKLTIDQIKSIIGDSGATEVNDKKFED; this comes from the coding sequence ATGGAAAGTAATAAAAACTTTGTATTAGGTATTTATGATGATGAGGATGTTCTCTTGAAAGCCGTAACCAAGGTAAGAGAGAGCGGAGTCAAAATTCATGAAGTATATTCTCCTTTTCCTGTTCATGGTTTAGATGAGGTACTGGGTTATAAAAGAACCAGACTTCCTATAGCGGCATTTTTATTTGGGCTGCTAGGTACTACGCTGGCACTGACCATGCAGACATGGATGCTGGGTTTTGACTGGCCTATGATTATCGGAGGTAAGAACTTTGCATCTTTACCACCATTTGTACCAGTTACATTTGAGCTGACCGTTTTGCTTTCAGCTTTGGGCATGGTAGGTACATTTATGATAGTAAGTGACCTGAAACCTTATAAAAAAGCCAGGTTAATGGATTTAAGAATTACCGATGATAAGCACGTAATGGCCATTGATCTTGCAAAAAATAAATTAACTATAGATCAGATCAAAAGTATAATCGGTGATAGCGGGGCTACCGAGGTCAATGATAAAAAATTTGAAGATTAA
- the nrfD gene encoding NrfD/PsrC family molybdoenzyme membrane anchor subunit, with product MQVTSSVREPLVTGGKTVHDVTEDICRQVEGKPTKSWMMGMAISLATLGIGTYAVFMLLWEGIGVWGLNKTVGWAWDITNFVWWVGIGHAGTLISAILLLFRQKWRMSINRAAEAMTIFAVICAACFPGLHMGRLWVGFYWALPLPNTWGSLWVNFNSPLLWDVFAISTYFTVSLVFWYIGLIPDFASIRDRATNKISKAVYGALSFGWDGAAKTWMRYESVALILAGLATPLVLSVHTIVSFDFATSVIPGWHTTIFPPYFVAGAIFSGFAMVLTLMLVTRRVFKLEDYITINHIELMNIVIIITGSIVGIAYITEFFIAWYSGVAAEQYAFINRATGPYWWAYWTMMTCNVISPQLFWFKKIRTNIAATFILSIIVNIGMWFERFVIIVTSLHRDYLPSSWAMFYPTFYDVGVYLFTFGLFFTAFLLFAKFFPVINMAEVKSIIKSSSLKSNK from the coding sequence ATGCAAGTTACTTCATCCGTTCGCGAACCATTAGTTACCGGTGGGAAGACCGTTCATGATGTTACGGAAGATATCTGCAGACAAGTAGAAGGAAAACCAACCAAGTCGTGGATGATGGGAATGGCTATTTCCCTGGCCACTCTCGGTATTGGTACCTATGCCGTTTTCATGCTCTTGTGGGAGGGTATAGGTGTCTGGGGATTAAATAAAACAGTAGGATGGGCCTGGGATATTACCAACTTCGTATGGTGGGTTGGTATTGGTCACGCAGGAACACTTATTTCAGCAATTCTCTTACTTTTCAGACAAAAATGGAGGATGTCCATTAACCGCGCTGCAGAGGCAATGACAATCTTTGCCGTTATATGCGCAGCATGTTTTCCGGGGTTGCACATGGGCAGACTTTGGGTAGGTTTCTACTGGGCTCTACCATTACCAAATACATGGGGATCGTTGTGGGTAAACTTTAACTCACCTCTGTTATGGGACGTGTTTGCGATCAGTACATATTTTACAGTATCCCTGGTATTCTGGTACATAGGCCTCATTCCTGATTTTGCATCAATCAGAGATCGTGCAACCAACAAGATTTCAAAGGCCGTTTACGGAGCACTTAGCTTCGGGTGGGACGGAGCAGCCAAAACCTGGATGCGCTATGAGTCTGTAGCACTTATTCTGGCAGGTTTGGCAACGCCTCTTGTACTTTCAGTTCACACCATTGTATCTTTTGACTTTGCTACATCAGTTATACCCGGTTGGCACACCACCATTTTCCCTCCTTATTTCGTTGCAGGAGCAATATTCTCCGGTTTTGCTATGGTACTTACCCTGATGCTGGTGACCAGAAGAGTTTTTAAACTTGAAGATTACATTACTATCAATCACATAGAGCTGATGAATATCGTAATTATCATTACAGGCTCTATTGTAGGTATAGCTTATATCACTGAGTTCTTTATCGCATGGTATTCTGGTGTTGCTGCAGAGCAATATGCATTTATCAACAGGGCTACAGGCCCTTACTGGTGGGCGTACTGGACCATGATGACGTGTAACGTTATTTCACCTCAGCTATTCTGGTTCAAAAAGATCAGGACGAATATTGCAGCTACATTCATATTGTCAATCATTGTAAACATAGGTATGTGGTTCGAGCGTTTTGTAATTATCGTTACCTCGCTGCACCGCGATTACCTGCCATCAAGCTGGGCAATGTTTTACCCTACGTTCTATGATGTAGGAGTGTATCTGTTTACCTTCGGTTTATTCTTTACAGCATTCTTGTTATTTGCCAAGTTCTTCCCTGTAATCAACATGGCCGAGGTTAAGAGTATTATCAAGTCATCATCTTTAAAAAGCAATAAGTAA